Below is a genomic region from Pseudomonas sp. JQ170C.
AGCCACCGTGCGGGGAGAATGCGCAGTGTCGACTGGCTGGCCCTGGGGGCCTGCCTGTGGATTCTGAGCAGCGTGGCCTTTGCCCATGAAGGCCACCAGGCCGGGCCTGACTGCGGCAGGAGCGGGCTTGACCCGCGATGCGATTTGCCTGATACGACGCAATCGCGGGTCAAGCCCGCTCCTACGGCGTCCACCCACGACGCCCAGGCGTACTTCACCGACAGCCTGGTGCAGGATCAGAACGGCCGCACCCTGCGCTTCTACAGCGATGTATTGAAGGACAAGGTGGTGATGCTCAATGTGATCTTCACCCACTGCAACGACGCCTGCCCACTGATCACCCGCAAGCTGCGCGAAGTCCGCGAGGCCATGGGCGAGGAGCAGGCCAGCAAGGTGACCTTCATCTCCCTGAGCAGTGACCCGACCAACGACACCCCGCAGGTGCTCAAGGAGTTTGCCCAGAAGCAAGGGGTGGACGGGCCCAACTGGCTGTTCCTGACCGGTGACAAAGCGCAGATGGACCTGGTGCTGGCACGCCTGGGGCACCTGATTCCCAGCCCTGAACAGCATTCCACCCAATTGATTGCCGGTGACGTGGCCAACAAACGCTGGAGCAAGATCCGCCCCGACGCGCCTGCCCAGGCCATCGCCCAGCGCCTGCAACTGCTGTCGCAACCGCTGGCCGGACGTTGAACAGCATGAACGTCGTACTGCGTGCAGGGGCCCTGGTGCTGATGCTGGCTGCCAGCGTCCAGGCCCTGGCCCTGGACCTGAGCCCGGCCGAGCTTGCCGGCAAGCGCCTGTACCGTGAGGGCCTGTCGAGCAGCGATGCCCAGGTGTCGGCGCGGGTGGGCGCTGCCGACATGCTGGTGCCGGCCAGCGTGGTGCCGTGCGCCAGTTGCCATGGCGCCGACGGCCTGGGCCGCGCCGAGGGCGGCGTACGCCCGCCGGTGTTGAGTTGGCAGCGCCTGGCGATGGGGCAGCAGCTGCGCCAGGCGAACGGCAGGTACTACCCGGCCTATACCGAGGCCTCGCTGGCCCGGGCTATCCAGGAAGGTCGCGACCCGGGTGGCAATCAACTGGACCCGGCGATGCCACGGTTCGTGTTGAGCATGGCCGACCAGCGCAACCTCAATGCCTACCTCAAGCGCCTGGCCGATGACCGCGACCCGGGTGTGGAAGAACAGACCTTGCGCCTGGGCACCTTGCTGCCTACCCAGGGCCCGCTGGCCGGGTCGGCGAAAGT
It encodes:
- a CDS encoding SCO family protein, translating into MRSVDWLALGACLWILSSVAFAHEGHQAGPDCGRSGLDPRCDLPDTTQSRVKPAPTASTHDAQAYFTDSLVQDQNGRTLRFYSDVLKDKVVMLNVIFTHCNDACPLITRKLREVREAMGEEQASKVTFISLSSDPTNDTPQVLKEFAQKQGVDGPNWLFLTGDKAQMDLVLARLGHLIPSPEQHSTQLIAGDVANKRWSKIRPDAPAQAIAQRLQLLSQPLAGR